From Erinaceus europaeus unplaced genomic scaffold, mEriEur2.1 scaffold_651, whole genome shotgun sequence, a single genomic window includes:
- the LOC132536286 gene encoding elongin-C: MDGEEKTYGGCEGPDAMYVKLISSDGHEFIVKREHALTSGTIKAMLSGPGQFAENETNEVNFREIPSHVLSKVCMYFTYKVRYTNSSTEIPEFPIAPEIALELLMAANFLDC; the protein is encoded by the coding sequence ATGGATGGAGAAGAGAAGACCTATGGTGGCTGTGAAGGCCCCGACGCCATGTATGTCAAACTGATATCGTCGGATGGCCATGAATTTATCGTGAAAAGAGAACATGCGTTAACATCGGGAACGATAAAAGCCATGTTAAGTGGCCCGGGTCAGTTTGCTGAAAATGAAACCAATGAAGTCAATTTTAGAGAGATCCCTTCACATGTGCTATCAAAAGTATGCATGTATTTTACCTACAAGGTTCGCTACACTAACAGTTCTACCGAGATTCCTGAATTCCCAATTGCACCGGAAATTGCACTGGAACTGCTGATGGCTGCGAACTTCCTAgattgttaa